Below is a window of Methanobrevibacter oralis DNA.
AACATCTTCCTCAGGAATTTCAACTTCATATTCGATTTCTACTTCACGAGTTTTTCCGCTGATTTGGTAGTTTTCTTGACCCATTACATTCATAAGACTAACTTCAGGTTCATCAATGATTAATTCTTTATCATCAAAACGAATAATAACCTCACGAACACCGTCAAGGTCCTTCATATTCATTCCCATCTTTTTCATTTGTCTTTCCATTTGTTTCATCTGTTTTTTATTCATTCCTGGAATCATCGTAAAATCCTCAAAAATTAATCATAGATATTTCTATTAGTAATTATATTAAAAAGTTATTATTAAAAAATGGCACTTTCAAAAACTTGGGTGATTTTTAGAAAATTGCGTTGTCTTTGTTCTAATACATTATTTTTAAGTCAAACCTTTTTAAAATTCCTTTTTTCGATTTGAATAATTTTTTGATATGTTTGGGGAAGTTTTTTAGGAAGCAGTTTTCTATTTTATTTGAGGTTATTGGTATTTTTGAATCATTCAGGTGATTTGTGATTTTTTTGAATTCTGGGATTATTAATTTTGAAGCTAAATCTTGAATAACTTGTGGAATGTTGGATTCTAAATAAAATAGTTGATTTCTTTTTTTGTGCTTCATTTATTGATTGTGCATTGATAAT
It encodes the following:
- a CDS encoding nascent polypeptide-associated complex protein, with protein sequence MIPGMNKKQMKQMERQMKKMGMNMKDLDGVREVIIRFDDKELIIDEPEVSLMNVMGQENYQISGKTREVEIEYEVEIPEEDVEMVANQAKVSLDEARNALKECKGDLAEAIMKLNL